Genomic segment of Poecile atricapillus isolate bPoeAtr1 chromosome 8, bPoeAtr1.hap1, whole genome shotgun sequence:
gggcagagctccaggaaggGAGATGaacctcctgtgtcacctgacACCCACGTTTTTTCCCCTGGGGGGATGCATGGCACGGatggtggcagagctgggcacagaaaCCCCCccgtccccccccccccgaatgctgacaggagctgcagggtgaGCCTTTCCATAGGCAACCACATTAATTTATTAACCAGATTTATTAACACATGCAAGGGTATTTCCTGCTCTCGCCAAGGGTGTTGTCTTGTTATTCTTCCTGAGCTTCTTGACAGCAGATGCttcctcctggcacagctttggaGCCAGCAGATACTGCTCCAGTCTTTTAAGACACAGCAATGAAAGTTCCTCCCTGTATCCCCTTGTGCTGCCCAGCAGCGTCCCCTCTTGCACCGTGCTCTGGTCCTGCTCAGGTTGGAGTTTGCCCCGTGGCCTGGGAACAGATGTACACAGCCACAGCACCCTTGGCAGAGCCTGTGGGGCAGCCCAGACACACCTCCAAGAGGGAGGGAGACTAGAAATTGATTCTGGGGAAATCCAAACGTCTGGGACTTGGGGTAGGAGCTGTTGAGCTTTATCCTTCCCAGCTACCTGGTACAGAGCAGCCATGCCCCCAGACTTTTCTATGCCAGATGCTTTCAAGGAGTCAGCTTCCCCCTGGCTCCACACTTTTTTCAGCTCTGTATGCTCAGTTTTGGAAGTGGGCACTGACAGAGATGTGGGCTGCACCTGCCCAGGTGTTCCCTGGGAGTACTCGTGGCACTGCCATGGCTCTGGCAAAACGTTTGCTTGTTCAGCATCCTCAATTGTACCCCTAACACACCTTTTGTGGAGTTGCTTTGTGTGTCAGTGCTTCCTACTGCCCCACAGAAGctgcctgcaacctcaggaGACCAGTTTGCTTAATTGGCCCAGTCTCCAGAAGCATTTTATATCCTTTTGCAGGCCAAGGTGCACCAAAATCACTCACATCTTGTCTCCTCTGTCTCTGGAATCCTCTGTATCTGTGAGCACCCAGGCAGTTCCTCCTGTGTTTCTATCTTGAGACATACCACATTGTCCATGCGAGATGCTGGGAAGGGAAGTGGAGATTGTGGGGGGAGGACACACTCAAAAGCACCCACACCCTGACTCCCTTTTGTTGCTGTCACACCCCCAGCTGTTGGGCCCTTACTTCCCACATGCTCCTGCAGCCGAGTTTCTGAATGAGAGAAGCAGGTCCTGTGGAAAGTCCAGAAATTTTGGGAGGCTGCCTGGGTGACCACAGATACGAGAGAGGTGGGAGCCCCTCGCCAGGACCTCACTGGCCCCCTCTCCCTCGTCACTCCAGGATGGTCCCCGCGGGTTGGGTGTCCTTGACCAGCAGCACAGCCGATCCCACGCTGGCTGCTGCCGCCCGGAGCTGGGGTGGTGCCTGACCTTaagcccggggctggggggctgggacAAGCCCAGTGCCGCCGCGCGGGAGGGCCGGGTTCAGGTTACGGCCTCGTACAGAAATGAGTGGGGCTGCGAGAGTCCAATGAGGTTTCTGGTGCCGCGGCAGAGGTGTATTAAAGGGGAGTGCACGGGCGGCTGAGGGCTTCGGCAGTGTCCCCGGGCatggcggggccgggcagcgaCGGGGACCTGCGGCGCCTGCTGAAGCTGCACCGCACCGAGATCGCCATGGCAGTGGACGACGTCTTCCCACTGCTGCATGGCCTGGCTGACCACGATGTCGTCCCTGACCACATCTTCAAGGTGAGGGTGCGGAGCTGGACAGGACGGTCATGCTGTGGGGGCTGGGGCCGGAGGAGGGCCGGAGGGCAGCCCGTAGGCCGTGGTGTGCCTGGCAGGAGACGCTGAGCCGGACGGAGCGGGAGGGCTCTCACCGCGCTTTCCACGCGCTGCTCACCTGGCTGCTGGGCCGCGACGCTGCCGCAGTCCGCGACTTCTGGGCCGTCCTCTTCAAGGACTACAACCTGGAGCGATACTCCCGGCTCCGGCCTCTCCGCGGCGCCTTCCCCAGAGGTAGCAGGGGCTCAGGTGGGACTGGCACCACGGCGGGCTGACAGTGGGCAGGGCTGACAGCCAGGGTGCCGGTGCCTGTCCCCGTCTCTGTTCTTCTTGCAGAGGTGGAGCTGGGGCGGCAGCGCCGTGGAAGGCGTTTCTCCCCGAGCCCCACGGCACCGGCCCCACACAGACCCCAAGGCAAGAGGAAAGCCCCTGAGGAGCGGGACAAGGCCCgggcagcacagcctgctccaCGGCACAGCGCAAGTCCTGGTATGGAGACCCAGAGCAGGATGGAGACGGGCCAGGGTGCTGCCCCCGAGGTATTGGAGGTACTGTGCCCCCTGACGCCCATCCTCACAATGCTGCAGGGCCCCTGGTCAAGGCAAAGACTGTGAAGAAGCCGGAGGGCACAGATACCCCTCGCACTTCTCGTGCCAGCGGTGAGTACCAAAACCCCCAGGGCAGCTTCTGCCTTTGCACCCTGTTTGCCCACAGccgtgggcaggggctgcccaccCCACTAAGCTgctcccctgcctgcagctctccaggcaGTGGCTGCCTCGGTGCAGAGAGCAGTGGCTGTGGCAGGTGGTGAGGTACCTGTCAGCCGTGGGGCCATCGAGGGCATCCTCATTAAACATGTGCTGGATCCACGTAAGTACAGCACAGCCACCTCCTCCCCAGTTTAGTCCCCAAATTCAGGAGCCACCCTCTGGTGGGCAAGGTGGGGAAGGAaagctggagctgcctctggcCTCTCTTGCAGGCAGCTCCAAGACagtcagcagagctgaggatgAGCCATATAACCCTGCTGCCTGCGAGGAGCCAGAGGCCAGGAGCAGAAGCCACAGCCTGaagccccctgcccagcccaagGCATGCCAAACTGTACAGACACCCCCCTCATATGTTTTGACCCCCATCTTGTGCAGCTGCCAAGGCTGTGGCAGGGGTTTGTTTCTGAATGGTATCATAGCCATGGCCTGGGAGTGTCCCCCAGTGCAAGCGGTGCCTCTTCAAGCCCCTTCTTGTGTTGCCAACAGAACAGGGAACCCCAAGTGCACCCCCAGggccagctgccagcagccactGCGTTCAGCCAGGACCCTGTGCCCCAGCAGGTGAGCCCTGGATATGACACCTGGTGCACCCCCAAGAGGAACTGTTGGGGTTTCCCTGGCGTATCTATTTGCCCTGGCCTTGAAAACGAAACCCAAGGCTCAGCTTCTGGGGGTTCACCAGGTTACGACTCCCAAGAGACAGGCAATTTTGCCACCCTGAAAGGACTGGTATGTTTGGTGAAGGGTGGGTGATACAGGGGGAGAGGGCAAGGGGGATGACAGACCTTGCCACAGCCACGGCTTCAGCCTGTGAGGGTGGCAGTGATGCCCTGCCCACTCCCCTGAGGACAGGAGAATGAGGATGAGTGTGCAGCATGCGGTGATGGTGGTGAGCTCATCTGCTGTGATGGCTGCCCCAGGGCCTTTCACCTTGCCTGCCTGGTGCCCCCGCTGCCCCACGTCCCCAGGTGAGTCCCAGGGCACACAGGCCTGCTAGTGCCCCCTGCCATTCCTCACTGCACTGCTCCCACTGTGCAGCGGGACATGGCGATGTGGCTCCTGTGTGGAGAACGTGACTGAACCAGGccagctgctggaggcagaCTTGCCTGTGGAGAGACCCCCCGAGATCCTGGGAGACGCGGCACGGGACACCCAGCTGGGTGGAGTTGAGGGAAGCGTCTGCAGCCGCTGCTGCACCCAGATCCCCACTGCCCGACACTGTCCTGCTCCCAGTGGGGACCCCAGGTGAATCTCCCATCACACCCCACATCCCAGCCTTAGTTCCTCCCTGGAGGGGTCTGCCCTGATGGTCTGTGTCATCCCTGATTGTGtagggggctgctgctgtgcacatCCTGCATGGGCACCCTGGACACAGGTGGCGTGGGCACCACGCCAGCAGCTGGAGACCAACTGCTTCCAGCAGCCAAGGTCAGCACAAGCTGCCAGGAACGGGgtgggagaggaagagcagggccTATGGGGAGCAGGAAGGTGGAGATGGGTCAGGTAGGGTGAGGGATGGGCTGACACCACATGGAGGCAAGTTAGTGAAGCTGTATTGGGGGAGCATGAGCTGGACTCACACCAGGTGATGGCCTGAACCAGCCTGACCAAAGGAGAGCAGGCTGAGGGCGGCAAGGGAGCTGGAAGGACATCTCTTCATGCACAGGCAGAGGACAGAGCCCTTGGCAGTGACACTGTGCTGAGCCGGGATGAGCTCGATGTGCTGCTAGGTGAGGTAAGACTCCAACAGGCAGATTCCGTGCAAAGCGAACCGTGTCTCTGGTGTGGCCCACAGGGTGACATGGGGCTGTGGGTCAGGCAGCATGTGCTGGGAGACGCCACAGAGGAAGGATGTGGTATGGGAATAGTAAATGAACAATGGGGCTGTCCCACAGAGCACGTGGGATGGGATCTTGCAGTGGGCGTTCCAGACCATGGCACGGCCGCTCGCAGAAACACAGGGGCTCCTTGCATAGTGCACAGATCAAGCAGCGGACTCCACATCGCAAGCTATGAAAAAACAGCCTCTGAGAAAGATGCAAAACAAAATGCACACAGGCATCATGGCTGcccaaaaaacacagaaaaaaccaCAAGAGAATATACcaatgtcgtggttttaaagcagtaactaaaaaactacttatttcttgctatgagatatggattagaacaagagcaaaacaggcttaaaacttaaaatgaataaagaaagtttattaacaaaactacaagaataaaaacaccagaataaacttccagaatactcttttatcccccactacttgaccattcttttgtaaacgtgacaacatagagacagaaaaactttagaactttggtggttaaaacagtcccaattcctgctacagtcttttaatcagtctttgtagagaaacagaagtctccttctgttaatctatggagtttctcacaagaaaactatttctgttatagttttctatttccctgatgccagctgcccagaaatcctgtcatcagagctcacttctcccatttcacatcactctgaggtgtgtatgggccatgagtctagggatgtcattttaaggatgagttattcaaaggcaaaagtcttcatctgtctctgtgagcttccctggaaacagttttctcattgtcTCAAgtggcctcaaatcttcgcctcactctgttccagcacttcactgtatcacagtgactctttttgctcaaaatacaaactttgaacactccattcctccctatatactctgtcatgaattaaaggagttttttcaggaccttattgtccatctccatagctttaacagaaaaatatttcagcttataaagcatctccttattctctaccttttctaaagtttcttttctttactgtctctgatagtttataaagtctctttacatgttgattactctctttttctctctctggataaaaggattaatctgcaagtctcatctgggtaatgaaaatcttaaaatcttaagaaaatcttaaaatcttgcccaggcttttgtagatggttctgtgatctctgctggagcaggagctggagctgtctgtgacggaagattcttcatggctgctctggagagtgtggtcactgtctcagcctgccgcaggtcaagagcttttttcctttctttactcggcagtctctggtgaattcagtcacagcaaaaactgcagccgagccagggaccggcctggcccggccagagcccagggcaagccccgcaggccccatctcccggccgggagccgctgggcccagcccaaCCCCTACCtgggccacatggcctgggcagagaacagAAGGCCAGCAGAAGCTCTGTTGCCTTtaacagccaggaaacaaagagaacaagagtgctctgactttacatcttaaggaggtgttcacaggttgacttaactttttaatggtcaaaactgctgtcaattcttagaaatgaccgataattactcaggagaaaagactctcATCAGCCACCACCAGCTTCAATttccctagctcccaaagctatcttaaaggtaaagccaccccatgacaacCAAAAATACTGAGACAAAGGAAAATGACAGGTCACGCCAGTGACACTCAACAGAGAACACGCACAAtgaaaaagggaataaataaCATCACagacaaaatgcaaaaaattatttaaaaattataacaaTACCACAAGAAAAAACCCGTTGTTATTAAAGAAAtgataaaaagataaaaatacaaattgaaACTATTCCAAAATGAAAAGTGAAGTAGAcataaaaatgtcaaaaatgtCAGCACACGGATGCAAAAGATGCCTACAACACCCGGTATTCCCAGGCGGTCTCCCATCCAAGTACTAACCGGGCCCGaccctgcttagcttccgagaTCAGACGGGATCGGGCGTTCTCAGGGTGGTATGGCCGTAGGCACCTCCCTCACTCTCTGCAGCGCTCTTCAGCCCACACCACCACCTTCCTACCCTGACCCGCAACCGCACTTACACACCACACGGTGGCCACACCTGGCCATGGGACACCACAACCTACAGCCGCAACCTACAGTCCTCAAGGCACAAAAACTATACAAACCACGCATGCCAGCACTCTCCTGCTCCTTGCCACGGCTGCCCAAGGAAAATAAGGGACCACACGCAGCAAAAGATGCCTACAGCACCCGGTATTCCCAGGCGGTCTCCCATCCAAGTACTAACCGGGCCCGaccctgcttagcttccgagaTCAGACGGGATCGGGCGTTCTCAGGGTGGTATGGCCGTAGGCACCTCCCTCACCCTCTGCAGCGCTCTTCAGCCCACACCTCCGCCTTCCCACACTGACCCGCACCAAACTTCGCAAAAGACACACGAGGCACAAAAGACGTATCACCCTAGCGTGCCAGCACCATCCTGCTCCTTGACACGGCTGCCCAAGCAAAACAAGCGACCGCACACCCCTCACTACGGCTGcccaagcaaaacaaggaatctGCAAACCCACTTGCCTGCATGCAGCAAAAGATGCCTACAGCACCCGGTATTCCCAGGCG
This window contains:
- the LOC131581627 gene encoding autoimmune regulator-like → MAGPGSDGDLRRLLKLHRTEIAMAVDDVFPLLHGLADHDVVPDHIFKETLSRTEREGSHRAFHALLTWLLGRDAAAVRDFWAVLFKDYNLERYSRLRPLRGAFPREVELGRQRRGRRFSPSPTAPAPHRPQGKRKAPEERDKARAAQPAPRHSASPGPLVKAKTVKKPEGTDTPRTSRASALQAVAASVQRAVAVAGGEVPVSRGAIEGILIKHVLDPRSSKTVSRAEDEPYNPAACEEPEARSRSHSLKPPAQPKACQTNREPQVHPQGQLPAATAFSQDPVPQQENEDECAACGDGGELICCDGCPRAFHLACLVPPLPHVPSGTWRCGSCVENVTEPGQLLEADLPVERPPEILGDAARDTQLGGVEGSVCSRCCTQIPTARHCPAPSGDPRGLLLCTSCMGTLDTGGVGTTPAAGDQLLPAAKGDMGLWVRQHVLGDATEEGCALFSPHHHLPTLTRNRTYTPHGGHTWP